A window of Castanea sativa cultivar Marrone di Chiusa Pesio chromosome 1, ASM4071231v1 contains these coding sequences:
- the LOC142623259 gene encoding uncharacterized protein LOC142623259 — protein MAGDPTKRKQSLHCQYHQECGHTTEDYRTLWNHLKQLVRAEKLKQFLYQPNKQGGQPGSRVQGDASSKPPLGTISVIFAAPGRTGSLPSRVMSIDQTTTEDLTPGPKRSREGVRPALSFSDEDKVGTSQPHDDALVVTLRIEGYDVKRALVDQGRGTEIMYPDLYKGLRLRPEDLTSYNSPLMGFDGNVVIPKGQIRLPMQTGSEIMEVDFIVVDAYSPYIAIVVRPWLHAMGAVPSTLQLKVKYPSGDWIEELVGS, from the coding sequence ATGGCGGGAGACCCCACGAAGCGCAAACAGAGTCTCCATTGCCAATACCACCAAGAGTGTGGGCACACCACCGAGGACTATAGGACTTTGTGGAACCATCTAAAGCAGCTGGTGCGGGCAGAAAAATTGAAGCAGTTCCTGTATCAGCCTAATAAGCAAGGCGGCCAGCCCGGGTCAAGAGTGCAGGGAGATGCCTCTTCAAAACCCCCATTAGGCACAATTAGTGTAATCTTCGCTGCTCCGGGCAGAACCGGTTCCCTTCCCTCCAGGGTAATGTCCATAGATCAGACAACTACCGAAGACCTAACCCCTGGTCCAAAGAGAAGCAGAGAGGGAGTCCGACCAGCCTTGAGCTTTTCCGACGAGGATAAAGTGGGAACCTCACAGCCGCATGATGACGCCTTAGTGGTCACCCTAAGAATCGAGGGATATGACGTAAAGAGAGCGCTGGTAGATCAGGGCAGGGGCACAGAaatcatgtaccccgatctgTACAAGGGGCTGAGACTAAGGCCAGAAGACCTAACTAGCTACAACTCCCCTCTAATGGGTTTCGATGGAAATGTTGTTATCCCAAAGGGGCAAATCAGACTGCCCATGCAAACGGGATCAGAAATAATGGAGGTGGATTTCATCGTTGTGGATGCCTACTCCCCTTATATCGCCATTGTGGTGAGGCCCTGGCTCCATGCCATGGGAGCTGTCCCCTCCACCTTACAACTGAAAGTAAAGTATCCCTCAGGGGATTGGATCGAAGAGCTGGTGGGAAGCTAG